The Bacteroides ovatus genomic interval CGAGATCGCTTGATGGATTCAGGCTAATTAGCTTAACAGATTCCTCGTATGCTTTCTTCGTAGCTCCGGCTTCCATACATTTCTTGATGTACGGCACTGCTAGTTCCTCGTACCCGATAACATAGAAAATGCGCATATCTTCATCACTCTGCTCGATGGCAGATAGATACAGTTGCAAAGCCTCTTCGGTTTTATCCATTTTATCGAGAATAAATGCCCTTTTCAACGTGCCGTTTTCGTAATCAGGGAAGTGAAGAGTGATGGTGTCCAATGTTGCAAGTGCTTCATTGTAACGTTTCATATTGATATAGCAACTCAAGGCTTTTTCCCATGCGGCACCGTTCACTTCATTGTCGTCTACATGTTTTTGAGAAACGAACAATACGTGCGGCAATGCTTCTGCGTACAGACCAAGTTCCATCAGTTTTTCAGCTTTCTTCATGTGTTGTGCGCTCATGGCAAGCGTAATATCATAATCATCAGGATACATCTCATACATCTTTTTCAGCGTTGAATAGGCAAGATCATCCTCATTCATCTGGCGATAAAGCATATATTCTTTATAAAGAATTCCTTTATCATTGTTGCCATATTGTTTTTTAGCTTCTCTGATATAGAAGAGTGCGTCATCGGTATATCCCCGGGTGACGGAAGTGTTCAGCAGGTAGTCTAATGCTTCCTTGTTCTTATTACCTCCTTCGTAGGCCATGCCATATAATACATAAGGATCCCGCTGCTTCTCTGCTCGGGCAGCCTCCATTAACAGGTCGTTATACATACGCCGTATGGCAGGGCTGTTGTTTCTTCGCATTTGCTCGCGTATAAACACCAGAGCTTCCGGATAACGTGCCAATTCACTAAGGATACTCGCCCTTTTGACGATAAGCGCACCGCTTCCCGGTATGGCAGCCAAACCGTTGGATGACCAGCCTAGAGCAGCTTCCCGGTTTCCTTCCTGTAAATGCAGGTTAATGATGTCCAGATAATATTCTTCGTTTTGAGGAGATACTTTGATGAGCTCCGTCAGCTTTTCGATAGCCTCTTTTCGGTTACCACCTTTTTTCATTTGCTGGTAGCCTACCTCCATGCTGTAGATATAATCCTTCCTTAGAATCGTATCGTTCGGGTAAATCTGATTGATTCGTTTCAACAGACGATCTGCTTCCACATCGTTGTTCTGCTTGCGGTACAGTTCAATCTTTCTTCGCCATAAACCTCTCCAATACGGATTCACTTCCAGCAACTCATTAACGTAACAAATAGCACTGGAATAATTCTCGGTGATATCTTCTACATCTACCAGCAGATGTTTGGCATTGACGTTGTTGTAATTGTCATCTATCGCTTTGACAAGATGATAACGCGACTGGTCATAGTTCTTTTCGTGGAACCAGTATTTTCCCATGAGCCATTCAAGGTCAGAAACATTCGGGTATTTCTGAAGGCCCTCCTCCAACAGCTCTTTCCCTGCTTCCCATTCCTCGTTCGCAAAATGCTCCTGTACAATCTGGGCATATTGCTCCGGTGTCTGGAATCCGTTGTCGGTCCCGGAGGAAGAGGTTATCAGTAAAAACAGACAACCTAATATGGTGATCTTATGGAGAAATTCTCTGTTCATTCTATCTTGTCTTTAATCTTTCTTTCTTGTTTAAATCGTAGCAGGTTCGGGCTTCATTGCCGTTATATCAGTACCGTCTGCACTTTCTTCTTTCTGCTTGAATCCCTTACGTTCCATGTTCTTCCACTTGAAGTCTCTATTGGTCAGATAACTGAGGTATCCTCTCAATGAACAGAAAGTGATGATGGGATGATAGAAGATAGGCTCTAATATGGACGCAATGATAATCCACAGGTATTCATATCCTCTTTTATATAGCATCCCGACATAGTAGTCGTAGGTAATAACAACGATGGAAAGGAACTGGCAGAACGTATAGATCGTCAGGTAAATCATCCATGCCGTGTTCCAGTTGACTGCTCCTGTAAAGGCCAGATAGATAAATACTATCAAACCGACGAGCTCGATGATCGGCGCCAGAAACTCAAAAACGAACATATAAGGCAGAGTTAACAGTCCCATCTGTTTATACGTCTTTTTGAAAATCATCTTACGATGGATATTAAGTGTCTGGAACAATCCCCGTGCCCAACGGGTACGTTGCCGGTAAAGCATTGCCAGGTTGGGAGGTCCTTCCGTCCAACAACAAGTATCAGGAATCTGTACGATCTTATAAGGACGGGAGAAGTCGCACATATATCCTACCATGCGGGTGATGAGGTCCATGTCTTCGGCAAAAGAGGGGGCATCGTATCCTCCGGCTGCAATCGCTACCGAACGGTCGAAAAGACCGAATCCACCGGAAACATTCGGCATACCATTGATTGCGGACCATCCCATCTTACCAATCAGATAGGAACGCATGTATTCCAGATTCTGGAAAAGTGGAATCGGTGTACGGGGAGTTCTAACGTCTATGATTTGTCCGTCTTTCACGACGCATCCGTTAGCCATCAACATCGTTCCGCTGACTGCAATTACTTGTTTTTCTGAAGATATAATGGGCGAGATACAACGATAAAGAGCATACTTTTCCAAAATGCAATCCACATCCGTGCAGATAAAATAAGGATGAGAAGCAACGTTGATACCCGCATTGGATGCATCCGCTTTAGTTCCTCCATTTTCTTTGTCTACAACGATGAGTCGGCTGTATTTCGGGTTGGAGGATTTGAGGAGTCTTCGGAACGGTCTGGTTTTGATTCGCTCGATATAAGCATAGGGCACTTCTACCAGTTCATAATATTCGGTCATCTTTTCCAATGTACTGTCCGTACTTCCATCATTTACAATAACCACCTCGAAAAGCGGATATTCCAATGCAAGCATGGAGTTCACATTATCAATGATTGTCTTTTCTTCATTGAAGGCAGGAGCAATTACCGAAATGCCCGGTGTATAGGGGGATTCCTTGATTGTTTTCCGCATATAGCTTTCCACATAGTAATCCTTTCTCCGTTTTAGAGAAATGAAAGAGAGGAAGGCGAATGTGACGAAGAATATCGCCAGCATGCTCGTATAAAAGAATACGAAATAATTGAAGAATGTAAATATTATATCTCTCATGTTCTCTAGTTTAACTGGTTGATTAACGGATGCTTGGTGTGGGCAAACAATATAGCTGTGTGGGAATCTGCTTTTCTTTCCAATTGATCGAATGTTTTCCTTCCCATTGCACTATACTCATAGAGGGCTTTGAGTATGACTCTCTTGGTTCCCCAGTTATCTGCTTCATCATAAGCATTGTAAAGAAATCCTAAAGCCTTATCGGTCTTTAGATCCGCAATAGCCGAAATGATTTGTCGTTTGACTTCTTCCGGTTGTACATTATACATTTCAATCAGCTTAGGTTCAACCTCTTTGTATTTTAGTTTACCTAAAGTCTTGATCGCTTCACCTCGTATTTCCACAGAACGGGCATTGAGTTGCTTCGCGAGAATTGGGGCACTTTCGGTTTCATTATATAGCCGGATTTCGTTGATAAAGAATATCTTAACGTTTTCTTCAGCTGAAGTATTCACCCATTTAATAAAGGTGGGTGTGTTATATCCCACTTTCTTACGGTGCTCCAAGATAGCGTGTAACTCCATCATGTCCCATTGCCTTAACTTCATGCCGATGTCTTCGTCGAAGAAGCGGAACGGGTCACCCTGGCTTAACCACATATAAGTATAGCGTGCCGAGTTTCTTAGTTCTAGTTCACGATGATAGAGGAAACGCACCAATACCGCTTCAGAGGCATAGCCATTGATGGACTGAATAAGTTTCAGAGCTTGTATCTTTGATCTTTTGGAACCGAATTGAAGTTCGCGTTCAAGGAAACGTGTGATTTGGAATACGGTTTGAATCGTTTGATAGTTTAGTTCATTGATCTCATCTTCATGCACACTCTTGATTTCTGTTAATAGTTGAGTGATAATGCGTAACTCGTTAGGTTTCGGGCGCTTTTTCGTATCATATTCTAATCTGTCAGCTATCTCTTCTTCACTCAATGTGTTGGAATCTAGTGAGATAGATTTCATTTCTTCATAATACTTATCAAATGCTTTATTGTATTTCCGCTTCTCTTTTCGCCTTTTAAATATACCATATATAATATGGAATAGG includes:
- a CDS encoding glycosyltransferase family 2 protein → MRDIIFTFFNYFVFFYTSMLAIFFVTFAFLSFISLKRRKDYYVESYMRKTIKESPYTPGISVIAPAFNEEKTIIDNVNSMLALEYPLFEVVIVNDGSTDSTLEKMTEYYELVEVPYAYIERIKTRPFRRLLKSSNPKYSRLIVVDKENGGTKADASNAGINVASHPYFICTDVDCILEKYALYRCISPIISSEKQVIAVSGTMLMANGCVVKDGQIIDVRTPRTPIPLFQNLEYMRSYLIGKMGWSAINGMPNVSGGFGLFDRSVAIAAGGYDAPSFAEDMDLITRMVGYMCDFSRPYKIVQIPDTCCWTEGPPNLAMLYRQRTRWARGLFQTLNIHRKMIFKKTYKQMGLLTLPYMFVFEFLAPIIELVGLIVFIYLAFTGAVNWNTAWMIYLTIYTFCQFLSIVVITYDYYVGMLYKRGYEYLWIIIASILEPIFYHPIITFCSLRGYLSYLTNRDFKWKNMERKGFKQKEESADGTDITAMKPEPATI
- a CDS encoding HEAT repeat domain-containing protein yields the protein MDQVLYGIDYIEYYFYWIYYKFIGYPLIIRICSIAVMFCIIAYLFLLFHIIYGIFKRRKEKRKYNKAFDKYYEEMKSISLDSNTLSEEEIADRLEYDTKKRPKPNELRIITQLLTEIKSVHEDEINELNYQTIQTVFQITRFLERELQFGSKRSKIQALKLIQSINGYASEAVLVRFLYHRELELRNSARYTYMWLSQGDPFRFFDEDIGMKLRQWDMMELHAILEHRKKVGYNTPTFIKWVNTSAEENVKIFFINEIRLYNETESAPILAKQLNARSVEIRGEAIKTLGKLKYKEVEPKLIEMYNVQPEEVKRQIISAIADLKTDKALGFLYNAYDEADNWGTKRVILKALYEYSAMGRKTFDQLERKADSHTAILFAHTKHPLINQLN